The Prionailurus viverrinus isolate Anna chromosome C1, UM_Priviv_1.0, whole genome shotgun sequence DNA window acagagcatgaacgggggaggggcagagagagggggagacacagaatggaagcaggctccaggctctgagccatcagcccagagcccgacgcggggctcgaacccacggaccgcgagatcgtgacctgagctgaagtcggacgctcaaccgactgagccacccaggcgccccagcaatcaTGATACTTCTAATAAGGATCATCAGCATACCAGTTTCACCTCTTCCAAAAAGATGTTGTCATTTTATCTAAGAGCTTACTCTGGGTTTTATTGCAGAACACGAATTCCTTCAAGCgcctttttcttgcagttgtctttttccataattttttcttataacCAGCCTTCCTCCTTAGCCACAGGCCAGAATGAAGTCGAAGAAACCTGTAGGTGACACCTTTCAcagtctttctcttccctttctgtgaACTGAAGTATGTTACAGTTCTGACTGGTAGCTTGAGGACATTTGGAAGCAAGGGGGCCGCTCTATTGAGGATTGCTGCAGTATGTCCACATGTCAGGTTTCTGACAGACGTGGCAAGTCTGGGAGCAGAGGAAACAACTGGTGTCTGCAGAGAACTAAAATGCCGGGTGGACAGTGCAGAACTAAGACAGGCATTCTTGACACCGTT harbors:
- the LOC125173036 gene encoding 39S ribosomal protein L35, mitochondrial-like, coding for MAASAFAHAFRAASGVLRPLNILVSSACQNGVKNACLSSALSTRHFSSLQTPVVSSAPRLATSVRNLTCGHTAAILNRAAPLLPNVLKLPVRTVTYFSSQKGKRKTVKGVTYRFLRLHSGLWLRRKAGYKKKLWKKTTARKRRLKEFVFCNKTQSKLLDKMTTSFWKR